The sequence AGCGGGGCGTAGTCGCGGGCCGCGTAAAACGCCTCGATCTCCACCGAGTCCGACGCCTGCAACAGCTCGGCTAGTTCGGGCCACACCGGCTCCGGGGCCGGTGCGGGAGCTTCTTCGGCGGTCAGCGAGGCCTCCAAAGGCGCCTCGATAGCTGATTCCTGCCCCTGACCTGCCATCGGCGTGGCGGTCGACAGGAGTGCCATAATGGCAACTGACGCGAGGAGAGAGGGGGCTTTGTTACCTGAATGCGACACTTATTCGGTCCCTTGCAACGATTACTATTGCCTCATTTCCGGCGAAAAACCGCCGATGCGACGCGGGCCATGGCGCTCATCCGGCAGATTTCTGCCGATCAAGTCGTGGTGAATGATCCGTTACCGGGGGACGCGGAACATTCGTGAACATCGTGTGGCCTTCCCGTGTTCTTATACCGTGAGAGCACGGAAAAAGGCGCTGCACAACTGCCACTTGGCGCAAAAAAGCCCTCATGTCATAACGCTCGACAAGCAATCTCGGTTCACCCCCAGAAGGTTGCAAAGAGGGACAGATAGGGACTTTTTCCATGACGAAGAGTAACGTCGTAGGCCGACGTGCTTTGCTTGGCGCGTTCGCCGGCATCGCGGCCGTCTCCGCCGCGCCGGTTTTCGCCAATGCTCCCGGTCTGCTGACCGGTGCAGGCAACATCCGATCCATCAAGATTTCCAACCCGCGCACCGGCGAACGCCTCGACAGCGTCTACTGGGTCGAGGGCGAGTACATTCCGCAGGTCCTCGACGAGATCAACTTCATCTTCCGCGACTGGCGCCAGAACGAGGTACACGCGGTCGATGTGCGCACCATCGACATCATGGCCGCCGCCGCACGCCGGATGGAGACCTCGGAGCCCTACTCCCTGCTCTCCGGCTACCGCAGCCCGGCGACCAACCGCATGCTGCGCTCCCGCAGCCGGGGTGTGGCACGCAACTCCTACCACATGCAGGCGATGGCGGCGGACCTGCGCCTGTCCACGCGCAGCGTCCAGAACATGTACGACGCGGGCGTCGCCTGCAACGCGGGCGGCGTGGGGCGCTACGGCCGCTCCAACTTCGTCCATTTCGATTGCGGACCGGTGCGCACCTGGCGGGGCTAACCCCCAGGGCGATCGGCCGCCAACACGCGGAAAACGCACCACTAGAGGCCCTGCCATAATCGGCGGGGCCTCTTCCTTTTTGCGGGCGGCTGGGGCGCTGCCCCGGACCTCGGAATACTTCGAGACAGATGAAGGGGCGGACCGGCTCGATTGTCCCGCCGCGACGTGGACGATAGAATACGAGTCATGGGAGCAACGCGATGAACGCCTGTCTTCTGATGCGTCCGGGGCCGCGGCGTCTGCGGCCCACGTTCTATCGCATCGAGATCGCGCGCAATCTCTTCGGCGAGTTTTCCGTCATTCGCGAATGGGGCCGGATCGGCGGGCGGCCCTGCGCGCGGGTCGATCTCTTCGAAGGCTTGCTCGAAGCCTCCCGCGCCGCGGACCGTCATCGCCGGGCCCGGATGCGCGGTGGCTACGCCCGCATCGACTAGAGCCTCATGTCATCGCGTTTTCGCGACGTCGGGCCGCACCCGTCCGGCTGGAAAACGCTCAGAGCGGCCGGATCCGCAGGCGGGTGAGGCGGTTGCGCTCCCGCTCCAGCACCTCGAAGCGGAAGCCGTGCAGCGAGAAGACCTGGCCCGTGGTCGGGATCGTCTGCGCCTCGTGAATCACGAGGCCGGCGACCGTGTTCGCCTCCTCGTCCGGGAGCTGCCAGTCGGCCGCGCGGTTGAGGTCGCGAATCGTCATGGAGCCGTCGATCAGATAGCTGCCGTCGGTCGTCCGCTCCAGCCCCTCGACCTGCACGTCGGTCTCGTCGGTGATGTCGCCGACGATCTCCTCCAGGATGTCCTCCAGCGTCACGAGACCCTGCAGTGCACCGTACTCATCGACCACCAGGGCGAAGTGCGAATGACGGCGCAGGAAGGCGCGCATCTGGTCGTCGAGCGTCGTGGTATCCGGCACGAACCACGGCTCCATGACCACTTCCATGATGTTGAGCTCGGCTAGGTTGTCGAGCCCGCCGGTGGTCCCCCGCGTCAGCTTGTCGACGGCGCGCAGGAGATCCTTGGCATGGATGATGCCGACGATGTTCTCGGGCTCGCCCTTGAAGACCGGGATCCGGGTGTGCGGCGAGCGCAGGCAGGCCGTCAGGATCTCCTCCGGTGGGCTGTCCGCATCGATCATCTCGATATTGCGGCGGTGGATCATGACCTCCTCCACCGTGCGCAGCTTGAGGTCGAGGGCGGCGAGCAGGCGGTCGCGGTCGTCCTTCTCCACCGTTCCTTCGGAGGCGTGCAGCGTGATCGCCTCCGCGATCTCCTCATGCGCCATGATCTGCGCCTCCGGATCGGTGGCGACGCCGAAGAGGCGCAAGGTCAGCCGCACGATCAGCCGCACCACGTTGACCACGGGGGCGAGCACCCGGACCACCATGCCGATCGGCAGGGCGACGAGGGAGGCCATGCGCTCGGGATTGATGATCGCGTAGGTCTTCGGCATGACCTCGGCGAAGATCAGCACGAGCAGCGTCATCACGAGGGTGGCGACAGCCACCCCGCTCTCTCCGAACATCACGGTGAAAAGCGCCGTGGCGAGCGAGGTCGCGAGGATATTGGCGAGGTTGTTGCCGAGCAGGATGCCCCCGATCAGCCGCTCGCTGTCCTCCTTGAGCTTGAGCGCGCGCGACGCCCCGCCGTCGCCCATGCCGTGCAGCTTCGCCCGGTTGGCGGCGGTCAGCGCGGTCTCGGAGCCCGAGAAGAAGGCCGAGAAACACAGGAGGATGAGGATCGCGATCAGCGGCCCCCACATCGTCGGTTCCCAGGTGATGAAGCTCTGCGCCTCGTCCATCATGTGCTCCTTGCTCGGTCGGGAGAGACATTAGGCACGCCGCGGTCCAGTGCAATGGGCAGGCGGCGATTGGGGGCGGTGGGGGTGCTGGTACTCTTGGGTGATCGAAGCCTGGATGTCGCGAATACCATCTCTATCGCGGGTATTTGTGGGTAGGTGCCCGGCATCATTGAGAGTTAGGGGGCGCGGGACCGACGCTCTAGTTCTTGGCACCGCCCCGGACGTGATCCGGGGCCTTTGGCTCAGGTGTCGTAGAGGCTGAGAAAGGTCCCGGCTCTGCGGCCGGGACGGTGGCGTCTGTGGTAACCTCCGGCGCAACCGGAGCATTTGCTCAACGCGACGAGATCCTTAGGCCTCGCCCAAGGACGACCGCGATGACATCCACTCCCGGATTGCCCTCGCCACTGCGTCGGGGCGCTGGTGGTGGAGCCAGTGGTCGCAGCCCTCCAGCTCTACGCGCGTGAGGTCTTCACAGAGCGCCTCCAGCCCCTCCGCCGCCTCGGGCAGCAACGCCGTGTCGTCTAAACCCCAGATGAGTAGATGCGGCATGGTCACCCGCATCTCCGCCTCCGCCCAGGCGGGCAGCGGGATCGGCGCGCCGGGCTGCGCGACCTCGACCGGAGAGACACGGTACCAGCTCACCATGCCCTCCACCGCGTTCGGGCGGGACCATTCGCGTTCGTACTCGGCGCGGAGCTCCGGCGTCAGCCAGCCCATGTCCATGTGGGCGGAGAAGAGGCCGAGCAGTTTTTCGAAGTTGTTCGCGCGCAGCGTGTCCTCCACGCCGTCCGCGCGCAGCCAGTCGATGTACTGGCTGGCGGCCGATTGCGGCCCTCCGGCGGCCAGCGCCTTCTGGAACAGCACCGGATGCACGCCGTTCAGGATCACCAGCCGCCCGATCCGGTGCGGCAGCGCGAAGGCGGCGGCGTAGGCGACCGCAGCCCCCCAGTCGTGGCCCACCAGCGTGACCCGCTCGCTTCCTCCCGCGTCCAGCACCGCCGCCACGTCCCCCAGCAAAGCAGGCATGGCGAGGCCCTTCAGGTCCGGCCACGGATTGCGGCTGATCCCGAAGCCGCGCTGGTCGAAGGCGAGGCAGCGAAACTCCGGCAGCGCCTTCATCACGCCGCACCAGCTCAGGCTGCTCTCCGGAAACCCGTGCAGGAACAGGAGCGGCGGCGCATCCTCCGGGCCGGAGGTCAGCAGCCGGGTCGGTGCACCGCCGATATCGAGAAGCGTTTCGCGGATCATGGCGTCAGCCTGCCGCGAGCGCCGGCTCCTCCGCAAGTTCGGTCGTCACGTGCGCCGTCCGCTCCAACGTCCGGTGGACGGGGCACTTGTTGGCGATCTCCAGGAGCTTCGCCCGCTGCTCCGGCGTCAGCGCGCCCTGCAGGTGGACCACGCGGTGCAGGTGGTCGATCTGCGGCGTTGCTTCGGCCCGGTCCGCATCGGCGGCATGGATCTTGCCATGGGTCACGTCGACCGAGACGTGGTCGAGCGGCAGCTCCTTGTGCCGCGCATACATCCGGATCGTCATCGAGGTGCAGGCCGCCAGCGCGCCGCCGAGGAGCTGGTAGGGCGTGAAGCCCAGATCGGTGCCGCCGAAGTCCACCGGCTCATCGGCGAGCACGTGGTGCTTCGGCCCGGCATTGATGTCGTGCAGGAAGCCGCGCGGGTCGCTCTCGCTCGCGCGCACGACCCCCTCGGGTACGTCGGCCGGAGCAGGAGGCGGCGTGAGGTCGATATAGCGGGCCGCCCAGCGTTCGATGACTCCGGCAGCATATTCCGCATCGGCGGCCCTGGTCAGCAGGTGGTCGGCGGTGTCGAGCGTTACGAAGCTCTTCGGGTGCCGCGCCGCACCCCAGATCTCGGTCGCGTTTTCGATGCCCACGGTCTGGTCCACCGGCGAGTGCAGGATGAGGAGCGGCTTGCGCATCGCGCCTACGGCCTCGCTGAGCTTCGCCCCCCGCACATCCTCGACGAAATCGCGGCGGATGGTGAAGGGACGCCCGCCGAGGCTCACCTCCGCCTCGCCCTCCTGCTCGATCCGCGCGAGGGCAGGGCCGAAATGGGCGGTAACGTGGAAGGGATCGGCCGGCGCGGCGATGGTCGCGACCGCCTTGACCGAGGCGACCTTCCCGGCGGCGGCGAGCACCGCGGCCCCGCCCAGCGAGTGGCCGATCATCAGGTCCGGCGCCATGCCGAGCCCGTCCAGATGGCCCGCCGCGCGCACCAGATCCTCGACATTCGAGGAGAAGTGCGTGTTCGCGAACTCTCCCTCCGAATGGCCGAGCCCGGTGAAATCGAAGCGCAGCACGGCGATCCCGGCCTGCGCGAGCCTCGCAGCGATCCTGCGCGCGGCGGGGATGTCCTTCGAGCAGGTGAAGCAATGCGCGAACAGCGCCGTGGCCAGATGCGGCCCGTCCGGCCGGTCGAGGCGGGCCGCGAGCATCTCGCCCGAATGGCCCTGGAAGCTCAGTTTCTCGCTGGTCATCACATCCTCCCTGCGTCGCCCGGTCACAGGTAGGAGGCGGGGAAGCATCCTCCAACCGAACTGAAACATCCCTCACCGATCGGCGAGCGTAGGCCCCTCCTTCATCTGTCCACAAGTATCCCGGGGTCTGGGGCGGAGCCCCAGGACAGGGGCCTTACAATAAACGCATAGCGTTTCAGGCCCGAACGGGGCGGAGCCCCCCAGTGTTCCTTATCGGGCGAGCGCCAGCAGTCGGTCGAGGTCGAGATGGGCTTCCATGTGGTCGGCGACGCGGTCGAGCACGTCGTCCACGATGGTCTCGTGTTCCGCACACGCGCTTTGGACGCCGAGCCCGGCAAGCCACACCGCACGAAACGGGCCGGAGGAGAAGAGGCCGTGGAGGTGCGTTCCCGCGATCCGGCCGCTCGGCGACACCGCCCCTTCGGAGCCACCGGGCAATTGGAACAGGGGCCGCTCCGTATCGGGCCCCTTGATCCGGCCCATGTGGATCTCGTAGCCGCGGACGGGGACGCCCTCCGGCGTCGCGCCTTCGGTGGTCCCGAGGCGCTTCTCCGGCGCCATCACCGTCGCCACGTCGAGCAGGCCGAGGCCCGCGGCCGCGCCCGGTCGCCCGTCCACACCGTCGGGATCGTCGATATGGTGGCCGAGCATCTGGAAGCCGCCGCAGATCCCCAGCACGTGCCCGCCGCGCCGGACATGACCCGCCAGATCCACGTCCCAACCCTGCTGCCGCAGAAACGCCAGATCGCCCAGCGTCGACTTCGTCCCCGGCAGGATCACCGCCGCGGCATCGCCGGGCAGCGGTGCGCCGGGGGGCACCATCACGATCTCCACCCCCGGCTCGGCGGCCAGCGGGTCGAGGTCGTCGAAATTGGCGATGCGCGAGAGCTGCGGCACCGCGATCTTCACCGGCCCGTCGCCGCCGCCCGCCAGCTCCAGCGCGTCCTCGGCCGGCAGGCGGCGCGCCTCGGCGAACCACGGGATGACGCCGAGGCAGGGCCAGCCGGTGTGGCGCTCGATCTCCGCCACGCCCTCGTCGAAGAGGGAAACGTCGCCGCGAAACTTGTTGACCGCGCAGGCCACGACCTGCGCCCGGTCGCCCGCCTTCATCACCGCCGCATGGCCCGCGAGCTGTGCGATCACGCCGCCGCGGTCGATGTCACCGACCAGCAGGACCGGCACGTCCGCCGCGCGCGCGAAGCCCATGTTCGCGATGTCGTTGGCGCGCAGATTGGTCTCCGCCGGGCTGCCCGCGCCTTCCACGATGACCAGATCGGCCTCGGCACGTAGGCGGGAGAAGCTGTCGAGCACCGGCGCCATCAGCTCCGCCTTGCGCCGCCAGTAGGCCCGCGCCTCGGCCCGGAAGGCGACCTTGCCCTGCACCACGACCTGCGAGCCCGTCTCCGTCTCCGGCTTCAGGAGCACCGGGTTCATGTGGACCGAGGGCGAAACGCCGCACGCCGCGGCCTGCAACGCCTGCGCCCGCCCGATCTCGCCCCCCTCGGGCGTGACGGCGGCATTGTTGCTCATGTTCTGAGGCTTGAAGGGCCGGACGCTCAGCCCGCGCCGCACATAGGCCCGGCAGAGCCCGGCCACGAGCATCGACTTGCCCACGTTCGAGCCCGTCCCCTGCACCATCACGGCCTTGCCCATCCCGCGCGCACCTTCCATCTTCTTCCAAAGGCACAAGGAGGCCCCATGAGCACGACGAATGACGCCCATCGCGAGGCGATGCAACAGGCCCAGACCGAACATCGGGAGAAGATGGCGCAGAAGACCCGCGCCGATCGCGGCCTCGTGCTCATCCACACCGGCGACGGCAAGGGCAAGAGCTCGTCCGCCTTCGGCGTCGTCGCCCGCGCGCTCGGCTGGGGGCAGAAGGTCGGGATCGTCCAGTTCATCAAGGGCAAGTGGAAGACCGGCGAGCGGGAGTTCTTCGCCCGCTTCCCCGAGATCGACTGGCACACGATGGGCGACGGCTTCACCTGGGATACGCAGGACAAGGAGCAGGACACGCAGGCCGCGATGGAGGCCTTCGCCCAGGCCTGCGCGATGATGTCCTCGGGTGAGTACGACCTGATCGTGCTCGACGAGATCAACATCGCGCTGCGCTACGACTATCTCGACGCGGCCGCGGTGCGCGACGGGCTGGAAGGACGGGCGAAGCAGACCTCGGTCATCCTGACCGGGCGCGACGCGAAGCCCTCGCTGATGGAATATGCCGACCTCGTGACCGAGATGGTGGAGGTCAAGCACCCCTTCCAGGCGGGCATCAAGGCGCAGCGCGGCATCGACTATTGAACACGCCCGCCCACCTGGTCCTGTCCGCGGGGCTCTTCGCGCGGCCTGATGCGAAGCGGATAACGGCCGCCGCCCTCTTCGGTGGGCTGCTGCCGGACCTGTCGCTCTACCTCATCGGGGCGTGGTCGATGACCGTGGGTGGCCAGTCGGCCGAGACCTTCTTTCGCGAGACCTACTACAGCGGCTGGGTTCAGCAGATCATGGCGGTGGACAACTCCATCCCGCTCTGGTCACTCGTGGCGGTAATCGCGTTGGCGCTGCGCAATGCGGCGGGCACGGCCTTCGGCGTGTCGGGGCTGATCCATGTGATCGCCGATTTTCTGCTCCACAACGACGACGCGCGGCAGCATTTCTGGCCGCTGTCCGACTGGGTCTTCGTCAGCCCCATCAGCTATTGGGACCCGGATCATTACGGCACGATCTTCGGCGCGTTGGAGACGATGGGCGTGCTGCTGATCCTCACCATGCTTTGGCGCCGCTTTGAGGGGCGGTTTGCACGCAGCGTGATCGCGGTGGCGGGGGCTGCACAGCTCGCGCCGATGTTCTTCTGGGCGATCGTTTTCGCCTGATCCTGCTCACGGCGTGCCGCGCGCCGGCATCATCGCGTCGGTGATCGTGCTGTCCTCGCCCGCGACCTCGGCCAGCGGACGGTAGCCGCGCTTGCCCCAGGTCCGCTCCAGCACCGTCGGGTGCACCCGCTGGTGCGGCCCCGGCTGCACGAGGCGGCGGGAGCGGTAGAGAAAGAGCTTGCCCGTCCCCGACCAGTTGCCGAGCGAGGGAGCGAGCGGATCGCAGGGAAAGCGGCTGCGCCAGCCTTCGGGCAACGTCACGCCCACCCGCTCCACCCGTTCGAGCATCCAGACCAGCGGGATGTTCGACAGCCCCCGCGCCCGCGGCTTGCGCCAGACCTGCCCGCCGATATCGCCGTGATTGCCCGCGAACCAGACCTGCTCCATCCGCCCCTCCCAACAGGGCGGGCGGTGCCAGAGCACGGGCGAGTATGCGACCCGCATCTCGTCGAGCGCGAGGGCCTGCGCGGCGAAGCGGACGGCGGGGCTGACATTGTCGTCGTGGAAATCCGTGGCCATCGGGGCCAGCCGGTTGATCAGCGGATAGGGCAGGCCCAGCGCGCGGACGGTGTCCCAGACCCCCACCATCTCGATCGGTACGTCGCGGTGGCAGAAGAGCTCGGAGAAGCGCCGCGCGTCGTCCGTCCGCCGCATCCGCTCGTAATAGCCGAAGGACCGGTCGACGCGCCGCGCTGTGGCGTGCTTCGCTTTCAGAAGCCCGATGCGCTCGATCCAGCCGGCGAGCGAGCGCACCGCGTAAGCGCCGCGCGAATAACCCAGAAGCACGATCCGGTCGCCGGGCACGTAGCGCGAGGCGATAGTGGCATAGGCCTCCGCAATCGCCTCGTTGACGCCGATCCCGGCGGCGGCGTGCAGCCATTTCGACCAGCCCCGCCCTTGGATGCCGGGATGGTAGCCGACCGATTGCCGCGCGGTCTGGCCCACCTCCTCCAGCAGCCGGAAGGCGAGGCCCGCATTGGTCTCGTGGCCTTCCGTGAGACGCGAGAACGTCCCGTCGATGATGAAGACATGGGTGCGGGGCGAACGCTGCGGCATACCGCCATTTCAGCGGCTTGGCCGATCACTGGCAAGTCAAGGCTGCGTTCCGGTTTGTTTCAGAGATCGTGTGC is a genomic window of Pontivivens ytuae containing:
- a CDS encoding DUF2235 domain-containing protein; amino-acid sequence: MPQRSPRTHVFIIDGTFSRLTEGHETNAGLAFRLLEEVGQTARQSVGYHPGIQGRGWSKWLHAAAGIGVNEAIAEAYATIASRYVPGDRIVLLGYSRGAYAVRSLAGWIERIGLLKAKHATARRVDRSFGYYERMRRTDDARRFSELFCHRDVPIEMVGVWDTVRALGLPYPLINRLAPMATDFHDDNVSPAVRFAAQALALDEMRVAYSPVLWHRPPCWEGRMEQVWFAGNHGDIGGQVWRKPRARGLSNIPLVWMLERVERVGVTLPEGWRSRFPCDPLAPSLGNWSGTGKLFLYRSRRLVQPGPHQRVHPTVLERTWGKRGYRPLAEVAGEDSTITDAMMPARGTP
- a CDS encoding HlyC/CorC family transporter codes for the protein MDEAQSFITWEPTMWGPLIAILILLCFSAFFSGSETALTAANRAKLHGMGDGGASRALKLKEDSERLIGGILLGNNLANILATSLATALFTVMFGESGVAVATLVMTLLVLIFAEVMPKTYAIINPERMASLVALPIGMVVRVLAPVVNVVRLIVRLTLRLFGVATDPEAQIMAHEEIAEAITLHASEGTVEKDDRDRLLAALDLKLRTVEEVMIHRRNIEMIDADSPPEEILTACLRSPHTRIPVFKGEPENIVGIIHAKDLLRAVDKLTRGTTGGLDNLAELNIMEVVMEPWFVPDTTTLDDQMRAFLRRHSHFALVVDEYGALQGLVTLEDILEEIVGDITDETDVQVEGLERTTDGSYLIDGSMTIRDLNRAADWQLPDEEANTVAGLVIHEAQTIPTTGQVFSLHGFRFEVLERERNRLTRLRIRPL
- a CDS encoding WGR domain-containing protein, with protein sequence MNACLLMRPGPRRLRPTFYRIEIARNLFGEFSVIREWGRIGGRPCARVDLFEGLLEASRAADRHRRARMRGGYARID
- a CDS encoding alpha/beta fold hydrolase, giving the protein MIRETLLDIGGAPTRLLTSGPEDAPPLLFLHGFPESSLSWCGVMKALPEFRCLAFDQRGFGISRNPWPDLKGLAMPALLGDVAAVLDAGGSERVTLVGHDWGAAVAYAAAFALPHRIGRLVILNGVHPVLFQKALAAGGPQSAASQYIDWLRADGVEDTLRANNFEKLLGLFSAHMDMGWLTPELRAEYEREWSRPNAVEGMVSWYRVSPVEVAQPGAPIPLPAWAEAEMRVTMPHLLIWGLDDTALLPEAAEGLEALCEDLTRVELEGCDHWLHHQRPDAVARAIREWMSSRSSLGEA
- a CDS encoding YcbK family protein → MTKSNVVGRRALLGAFAGIAAVSAAPVFANAPGLLTGAGNIRSIKISNPRTGERLDSVYWVEGEYIPQVLDEINFIFRDWRQNEVHAVDVRTIDIMAAAARRMETSEPYSLLSGYRSPATNRMLRSRSRGVARNSYHMQAMAADLRLSTRSVQNMYDAGVACNAGGVGRYGRSNFVHFDCGPVRTWRG
- a CDS encoding cobalamin biosynthesis protein CobQ, translated to MNTPAHLVLSAGLFARPDAKRITAAALFGGLLPDLSLYLIGAWSMTVGGQSAETFFRETYYSGWVQQIMAVDNSIPLWSLVAVIALALRNAAGTAFGVSGLIHVIADFLLHNDDARQHFWPLSDWVFVSPISYWDPDHYGTIFGALETMGVLLILTMLWRRFEGRFARSVIAVAGAAQLAPMFFWAIVFA
- a CDS encoding cobyric acid synthase; this translates as MEGARGMGKAVMVQGTGSNVGKSMLVAGLCRAYVRRGLSVRPFKPQNMSNNAAVTPEGGEIGRAQALQAAACGVSPSVHMNPVLLKPETETGSQVVVQGKVAFRAEARAYWRRKAELMAPVLDSFSRLRAEADLVIVEGAGSPAETNLRANDIANMGFARAADVPVLLVGDIDRGGVIAQLAGHAAVMKAGDRAQVVACAVNKFRGDVSLFDEGVAEIERHTGWPCLGVIPWFAEARRLPAEDALELAGGGDGPVKIAVPQLSRIANFDDLDPLAAEPGVEIVMVPPGAPLPGDAAAVILPGTKSTLGDLAFLRQQGWDVDLAGHVRRGGHVLGICGGFQMLGHHIDDPDGVDGRPGAAAGLGLLDVATVMAPEKRLGTTEGATPEGVPVRGYEIHMGRIKGPDTERPLFQLPGGSEGAVSPSGRIAGTHLHGLFSSGPFRAVWLAGLGVQSACAEHETIVDDVLDRVADHMEAHLDLDRLLALAR
- the cobO gene encoding cob(I)yrinic acid a,c-diamide adenosyltransferase; its protein translation is MSTTNDAHREAMQQAQTEHREKMAQKTRADRGLVLIHTGDGKGKSSSAFGVVARALGWGQKVGIVQFIKGKWKTGEREFFARFPEIDWHTMGDGFTWDTQDKEQDTQAAMEAFAQACAMMSSGEYDLIVLDEINIALRYDYLDAAAVRDGLEGRAKQTSVILTGRDAKPSLMEYADLVTEMVEVKHPFQAGIKAQRGIDY
- a CDS encoding OsmC family protein, with the translated sequence MTSEKLSFQGHSGEMLAARLDRPDGPHLATALFAHCFTCSKDIPAARRIAARLAQAGIAVLRFDFTGLGHSEGEFANTHFSSNVEDLVRAAGHLDGLGMAPDLMIGHSLGGAAVLAAAGKVASVKAVATIAAPADPFHVTAHFGPALARIEQEGEAEVSLGGRPFTIRRDFVEDVRGAKLSEAVGAMRKPLLILHSPVDQTVGIENATEIWGAARHPKSFVTLDTADHLLTRAADAEYAAGVIERWAARYIDLTPPPAPADVPEGVVRASESDPRGFLHDINAGPKHHVLADEPVDFGGTDLGFTPYQLLGGALAACTSMTIRMYARHKELPLDHVSVDVTHGKIHAADADRAEATPQIDHLHRVVHLQGALTPEQRAKLLEIANKCPVHRTLERTAHVTTELAEEPALAAG